CCGGCGCACCTCGAGCGCGGCTACTACTTCGAGCCGACGCTGTTCGCGGACATGCCCGAGGACTCGGACATCGTCCGCAACGAGATCTTCGGGCCGGTGCTGGTCGCGCTGCCCTTCGACGACGAGGCGGACGCGATCCGCATCGCCAACGACAGCATCTTCGGCCTGTCGGGCGCGGTGTTCTCCGGTGACCACGAGCGGTCCAAGGCGGTGGCCCGCAAGATCCGCGCCGGCACGATGATCGTGGACGGCGGCATCTACTACGGGCCGGACGTCCCCTTCGGGGGCTACAAGCAGAGCGGGATCGGCCGCGAGAACGGCAAGCTCGGGTTCGAGGAGTACCTCCAGGTCAAGGCCCTCTGCGAGCCGGTGTGACCGCCGGCGTCCTACGCTCCCGGCCCTCGGGCGTCGCCGTGCCGGGCGCGGTCCACACCCTCGCGGCGCCGAGCGCCCCGCCCACGTCCGCCGTACCCGCACACGCCGAGAGGAAGCCCGCGTGAGCACCGCCGCCACCGACATCTACTACGACCCGTACGACTTCGCCATCGACCAGGACCCGTATCCGGTCTGGACCCGCATGCGCGAGGAGATGCCGCTCTACTACAACGAGCGGTACGACTTCTACGCGCTGACGCGGTACGCGGACGTCGAGGAGGCGTCGGTCGACTGGCAGAAGTACACCTCCTCCAAGGGCATCCTGATGGAGATGGTGAAGGCCGGGATCCCGACCCCGCCCGGTCTGTTCATCGCCGAGGACCCGCCCCAGCACGACATGCACCGGCTGATCCTCAGCCGGGCGGTCACCCCCCGGCGGGTGCAGGTGCTCGAGGCCCGGATCCGGGAGCTGTGCGCGGAGTACCTGGACCCGCTCGTCGGCAGCGGCCGGTTCGACCTGATGCAGGACTTCGCCAGCCACCTGCCGATGCGGGTCATCGGTGCCCTGGTCGGCATCCCCGACGAGTACCTGCTGAACCTTCGTGACCACGTCGAGGAGTCGGCCAGGCTCACCGAGGAGAAGCCGCAGGACGAGCAGCGGCTGCCCAGCATCGGGGAGCCGTACGCGCCGTTCCTGAAGTACCGGAAGGCCAATCCCGCCGACGACTTCCTCACCACCCTGATCCAGGCCCGGTTCACCGACGTGTTCACCAAGGAGGAACGCGGTCTCACCGACGCGGAGATCCTGAACTACGTCGGGATGCTCTACGCGGCCGGTGTCGAGACCACGGCCCGGCTGATCGGGTGGCTCGGCAAGGTGCTGTCCGACAATCCGGCCCAGCGGGCCGAGGTCGTCGCCGACCGGTCCCTCGTCGCGAACACGGTGGAGGAGACGCTGCGTTTCGAGGTGCCGTCGCCGATCCAGGTCCGGGTGACGGTGAAGCCGGTCGAGCTGCACGGGCGGACCGTCGACGAGGGGAAGATCGTCACGCTGCTCACCGGCGCGGCGAACCGCGACCCGCGGGTCTTCCCGGACCCGGACACGTTCGACATCCACCGCAAGATCGACGCGCACCTCACCTTCGGCAAGGGCGTCCACTACTGCTTCGGGGCGGCGCTGGCGCGTATCGAGGGCCGGATCGCCCTGGAGGAGTTCCTCGCGCGCTTCTCCGACTGGCACGTGGACATGTCGGGGGCGGAGCTCATCCACACCGCCACCATCCGGGGATTCCACAAGCTGCCCCTCGAGATCTGACGCGCGGCGGGGGCGGCCACGGAGAGCGGGAGAAGGGAAGACGGCGGGGCGGCGTCCGCGCGGACGCCGCCCCGCCGCGCGGACGGACCTCAGCGCTGGCCCGGCCGGAGGGTGACGAACAGGGCGGTGGCGTCGGCCGTCACCGTCTCGCCGTCGTAGAGCGCGGCGGTCAGGTACCGCTTGCGGCCCTCCTCCCGGTCGTGCCGGACCTCGACGCGGAGCCGGACGTCGATCGGGGTGACGGCGCGGAAGCTGACGTTGAGGTAGGCAGTCCGTGCCATCGGCCGGCCGCCCGCGTTCGAGAGCCGCCCCATCACCTCGTCGAACATCAGCGGGATGGCTCCCCCGTGGGCGGTGCCGAAGCCGCCGAGGTAGTACCGGCCGAACGTGACGTGCCCGACGAGGCGGTTGTCGTCGGCCTCGTCGACGTGCACCACCGGCAGCAGCGCGTGCGCGCGACCCCCGATGCCGGGAGTCCGGCCGGCGGCCTGCAGGGTTTCGGCCACCTGGTAGGGCTTCAGGAGACCGCTGAGCCGCTCGATGTCCAGGCTGGCCTGCCGCGCCACGTCGGCCGGTAGGTCGACGCCGCTCACGGTGTCCTGCAGGACCCGTAGGGCGTCGAGCATCCGGGCGAACTCGGGCTCCAGACCGCCTGCGGTCCCTGCGGTCCCTGCGGTCCCTGCGGTCCCTGCGGTCCCGGTGGTCCCGGCCGGCGTCCGCTGGTTCTTCGTCAAGATCCCTCCTAGGACCGGCGTAGCAGCATCGCGCCGGCGGGGGCGAGCCCGCCGGTGCTGACGGCGGCGACGGAGCAGCCGTCTACCTGGCGCTCGCCGCCCTGGCCGCGTAGCTGGACGACCGCCTCGTGGATCATGCCCATGCCGTGGGTACGGCCGGCCGAGAGCTGGCCGCCGTGGGTGTTGAGCGCGACGACTCCGCCCTTGCGGGCGATGTTGTGGCCGCCGGCGACGAAGTCGGCGGCCTCACCGATGCCGCAGAAGCCCAGGGCTTCCAACCAGGACAGGCAGTTGAAGGTGAAGCCGTCGTAGAGCTGCGCGACCTGGACGTCGGCCGGCCGCAGCGAGGTGCGCGACCACAGGTGCGCGGACGGGCCGAGTGTCTGCGGTTCGTGGCTCGTCGTGCTCTGGTGCCAGAGGAACCGCTCCGTGATCTGCGTGCCGACGGCTTCGACGAACACCGGCTGGCTGGCCAGGTCGCCGGCGGTCTCCACCGCGGAGACGATCACGGCGAGGCTCGCGTCCATCGGGACGTCGCAGTCGTACAGGCCGAACGGTGTGGTGATCGGCCGGGCGTTGAGGTAGTCGTCCATCGTCATCGGGTCGCGGTAGACGGCCTGCGGGTTGAGCGCCGCGTTCGCCCGCTGGTTGATCGCGATCCAGCCGAGGGCCTCGCGGGTCGCGCCGTAGCGGTGGAAGTAGTTCGAGGCGATCATCGCGAGGTTGATGGCGACGGAACCGACGCCGTACGGCGCGATGTACCCCTGCGGCCCGGTGATCCGGCCGCCCCGGCCGCCGATGCCGTACGGGCTGCCGCCGCCCGGGTTGGCGGCCCGCTGCTGGGCGGCGTAGGTCGACTGCCACACGGTGCGGAAGCACAGGACGTGCCGGGCCAGCCCACTGGCGACCGCGAGCATGGCCGCGACGACGGCGCCGCCGGGGCCGAACGTCTCCGAGCCGCCGTTGTACCAGGTGGGCCGGATGCCCAGGGTGTCGGCGAGCGCGGTCACCCCGCCCTCGGTGAAGCCGCCGATCAGCTCCCCGCCGGGGAAGGTCGACAGCCCGTCGATGTCGGACAGTTCCAGGCCGGCGTCGGCGACCGCCGCCCTGGCCGCGGCCGCGGCCAGTGTGAGCGGCGGCAGCATCAGCCGCCGGCCGACCGGGGACATGCCGATCCCGGTGATCGCCACCCGGTCCTCGAACTTGTCAGTGCGGACCATC
The window above is part of the Parafrankia discariae genome. Proteins encoded here:
- a CDS encoding thiolase C-terminal domain-containing protein, giving the protein MTSNASPSTPRPLPALDGLNAFYWSAGRDGVLRFQRCQDCASLVHPPQPVCCYCHSDHLGVTEVSGRGTVIGVTVNHQPWEPAFPPPFVVASVAIDEDPRVRVITGLVDLPAEEAAVGLRVQVRFEPAGDDVWLPLFAPAPGEPGPGPGPGPEPDPGDGPRRGLAFGPLPDDVIAPAEHGRHVRPMVRTDKFEDRVAITGIGMSPVGRRLMLPPLTLAAAAARAAVADAGLELSDIDGLSTFPGGELIGGFTEGGVTALADTLGIRPTWYNGGSETFGPGGAVVAAMLAVASGLARHVLCFRTVWQSTYAAQQRAANPGGGSPYGIGGRGGRITGPQGYIAPYGVGSVAINLAMIASNYFHRYGATREALGWIAINQRANAALNPQAVYRDPMTMDDYLNARPITTPFGLYDCDVPMDASLAVIVSAVETAGDLASQPVFVEAVGTQITERFLWHQSTTSHEPQTLGPSAHLWSRTSLRPADVQVAQLYDGFTFNCLSWLEALGFCGIGEAADFVAGGHNIARKGGVVALNTHGGQLSAGRTHGMGMIHEAVVQLRGQGGERQVDGCSVAAVSTGGLAPAGAMLLRRS
- a CDS encoding PaaI family thioesterase, with protein sequence MLDALRVLQDTVSGVDLPADVARQASLDIERLSGLLKPYQVAETLQAAGRTPGIGGRAHALLPVVHVDEADDNRLVGHVTFGRYYLGGFGTAHGGAIPLMFDEVMGRLSNAGGRPMARTAYLNVSFRAVTPIDVRLRVEVRHDREEGRKRYLTAALYDGETVTADATALFVTLRPGQR
- a CDS encoding cytochrome P450, which codes for MSTAATDIYYDPYDFAIDQDPYPVWTRMREEMPLYYNERYDFYALTRYADVEEASVDWQKYTSSKGILMEMVKAGIPTPPGLFIAEDPPQHDMHRLILSRAVTPRRVQVLEARIRELCAEYLDPLVGSGRFDLMQDFASHLPMRVIGALVGIPDEYLLNLRDHVEESARLTEEKPQDEQRLPSIGEPYAPFLKYRKANPADDFLTTLIQARFTDVFTKEERGLTDAEILNYVGMLYAAGVETTARLIGWLGKVLSDNPAQRAEVVADRSLVANTVEETLRFEVPSPIQVRVTVKPVELHGRTVDEGKIVTLLTGAANRDPRVFPDPDTFDIHRKIDAHLTFGKGVHYCFGAALARIEGRIALEEFLARFSDWHVDMSGAELIHTATIRGFHKLPLEI